In Tiliqua scincoides isolate rTilSci1 chromosome 1, rTilSci1.hap2, whole genome shotgun sequence, the following are encoded in one genomic region:
- the LOC136644684 gene encoding olfactory receptor 5V1-like: MEKANVTAAKDFYLTELSDLPEVQIALFVMVLPIYLITLAGNGAILMAIWTDARLHTPMYFFLSNLSFLDILCPTVTVPKMLQVLLSKDKRITFAGCVTQLLFLIDVVGTEILLLAVMAYDRYAAICSPLQYTRIMNKHLCVQLAAGTWVTGLINSMVHTSLIFSSSFCGPNKINQYYCDIPPVMALSCSSTYLSELVVLLVGGILGGGAFLVTLISYVYIISAILRIRSADGRRKAFSTCGSHLSIVCLFYGTTIATYVRPTSTYSPKQDRIVSMLYGVVTPMINPMIYSLRNKEVKRALMKAIGLKGFS; encoded by the coding sequence ATGGAGAAAGCCAACGTAACTGCAGCAAAAGACTTCTACCTCACTGAACTGTCTGATCTTCCAGAAGTGCAGATTGCTCTCTTTGTGATGGTTCTGCCCATCTACCTGATCACCTTGGCAGGGAACGGGGCTATCCTCATGGCAATATGGACAGATGCTCGACTCCACACTCCTATGTACTTCTTCCTCAGTAATTTGTCCTTCCTGGATATCCTTTGCCCGACTGTCACAGTGCCAAAGATGCTCCAGGTCCTCTTGTCCAAAGATAAGAGGATAACATTTGCCGGCTGTGTGACGCAATTACTTTTTCTCATTGATGTGGTGGGCACTGAGATTTTATTGCTAGCCGTGATGGCATATGATCGCTATGCGGCCATATGTAGTCCACTGCAATATACGAGGATCATGAATAAACATCTATGTGTCCAGCTGGCTGCTGGGACCTGGGTAACTGGTTTAATCAATTCCATGGTTCATACCTCACTAATCTTTAGTTCGTCTTTTTGTGGGCCCAATAAAATCAACCAGTATTACTGTGATATCCCCCCAGTGATGGCTCTCTCTTGCTCTTCTACCTACCTCTCTGAACTAGTTGTTCTTCTTGTGGGTGGTATTTTAGGAGGAGGAGCttttctggtcaccctgatctctTACGTATATATAATTTCTGCTATTTTGCGCATACGTTCTGCTGATGGCAGACGCAAAGCTTTCTCCACCTGTGGTTCTCACTTGAGTATAGTTTGCCTGTTCTATGGGACCACCATTGCCACCTATGTTCGCCCCACCTCCACTTATTCCCCCAAGCAGGACAGAATTGTTTCCATGCTGTATGGGGTTGTCACTCCCATGATAAACCCGATGATCTACAGTCTGAGGAACAAGGAAGTGAAAAGGGCCTTGATGAAGGCAATTGGGCTGAAAGGATTTTCATGA
- the LOC136654391 gene encoding olfactory receptor 5AR1-like, with protein sequence MMKKNHTTVMEFIFLGFTDHPVLHTPLFFLFLFIYVLTLMGNLGMILLIRIDTRLHTPMYFFLSNLSLLDVGYSTVIAPRMLVTFTRESQAIPFKECAVQFFFFCIGVSSECYLLAAMAYDRFTAICSPLLYTVIMSRRLCILLVVVAYACGFVNALVQTSLIFNLSFCGSNIINHFFCDVPPILKLSCSDTHITDIVHFTFSTIVVSSTILTILVSYTYILAAILRISSATGRRKTFSTCASHLTAVTIFYGTVIFMYLRPNSNFAVNEDKIISVFYTLVIPMLNPLIYSLRNKEVKDALYRTTQRKFFSR encoded by the coding sequence ATGATGAAGAAAAACCACACCACTGTGATGGAGTTCATCTTCCTGGGATTCACAGACCATCCAGTGCTCCAtactcccctcttcttcctttttctgtttaTCTATGTCTTAACCCTGATGGGAAATCTTGGGATGATTTTGCTGATTAGGATTGATACTCGACTTcatactcccatgtacttcttcctcagcAATTTGTCTCTCTTGGATGTTGGCTATTCAACAGTCATTGCTCCAAGAATGCTGGTAACTTTCACAAGAGAAAGCCAAGCGATTCCGTTCAAAGAATGTGCCGTCCAGTTCTTCTTCTTCTGTATTGGCGTGTCCAGTGAATGTTACCTCCTGGCTGCCATGGCCTATGATCGCTTCACAGCCATCTGCAGCCCCCTGCTGTATACAGTTATCATGTCCAGAAGACTCtgcattctgctggtggtggtggcatATGCCTGTGGCTTTGTGAATGCCCTTGTTCAGACCAGTCTAATATTCAATTTGTCTTTCTGTGGCTCCAATATCATTAATCACTTCTTCTGTGACGTGCCCCCCATCCTGAAACTGTCTTGCTCTGACACACACATTACGGACATTGTGCACTTTACCTTCTCCACCATTGTTGTGTCAAGTACTATTTTGACCATTCTGGTTTCCTATACTTACATCCTGGCAGCCATTCTTCGAATCAGTTCCGCTACAGGCAGGCGCAAGACTTTCTCCACATGTGCTTCTCACTTGACTGCTGTGACCATTTTCTACGGAACTGTCATATTTATGTACTTAAGACCCAACTCTAATTTTGCAGTGAATGAGGATAAAATCATCTCTGTGTTCTATACTCTAGTAATTCCTATGCTAAACCCCCTGATctatagtttgagaaacaagGAGGTGAAGGATGCCTTGTACAGAACTACAcaaaggaaatttttttcccggTGA
- the LOC136644690 gene encoding olfactory receptor 5AP2-like — protein MAETNVTTSTEFILLGFTNNPRLQLVLFTGFLAIYLLILTGNIGMVTLIWIDSRLHTPMYFFLSNLSLLDIGYSSVIAPQALITFVAEKNTISFTGCALQFFFLCIALSCECCLLGVMAYDRFVAVCNPLLYTAIMSRPFCKLLVAASYLTSCVNAVLQTPFIFTLSFCKSNIINHFFCDLPPILKLSCSDTLVTDLIHFTFSAAIIFVTILTILISYIYIFVAILRINSAEGRYKAFSTCASHLSAVTILYGTVIFMYLRPRSKYSMEEDEIISVFYTLVIPMLNPLIYSLRNKEVKEAFKRMLERRVSLRP, from the coding sequence ATGGCAGAGACAAATGTCACCACAAGTACTGAGTTCATTCTGCTGGGATTCACAAATAACCCAAGACTGCAACTTGTCCTCTTCACAGGGTTCTTAGCGATTTACTTGTTGATCCTGACAGGGAACATTGGCATGGTGACCTTAATCTGGATTGATTCCCGGCTTCACACGCCCATGTACTTTTTCCTAAGCAATCTGTCTCTCTTAGATATCGGCTATTCCAGTGTGATTGCTCCTCAGGCATTGATTACCTTTGTAGCAGAAAAAAACACGATTTCATTCACTGGTTGCGCCCTGCAGTTTTTCTTTCTGTGCATTGCTTTGTCTTGTGAATGCTGCCTGCTAGGCGTGATGGCATATGATCGCTTTGTTGCTGTCTGCAACCCCCTCTTGTATACCGCTATCATGTCCAGACCGTTCTGTAAACTGCTAGTGGCTGCTTCATATCTAACAAGCTGTGTGAATGCAGTTCTTCAGACTCCATTTATATTTACTCTTTCCTTTTGCAAATCCAATATCatcaaccatttcttttgtgaTCTGCCCCCTATCCTAAAACTCTCCTGCTCGGACACACTTGTCACTGATCTGATTCATTTCACCTTCTCTGCGGCAATTATATTTGTAACTATTTTGACCATTCTTATCTCTTACATATACATATTTGTTGCCATCCTGCGGATCAACTCAGCTGAGGGCAGGTACAAAGCCTTCTCTACCTGTGCTTCCCACCTTTCAGCTGTCACCATATTGTATGGAACAGTTATTTTCATGTACTTACGTCCCAGATCAAAATATTCCATGGAAGAGGACGAAATCATCTCTGTGTTTTATACCCTTGTAATACCCATGTTGAATCCGCTCATctatagtttgagaaacaagGAGGTGAAAGAGGCTTTCAAAAGGATGCTTGAAAGAAGGGTCTCTCTGAGACCCTAA
- the LOC136644698 gene encoding olfactory receptor 5AR1-like: MAETNFTTITEFIFLGFTDNPRLQLVLFTGFLLIYLLTMTGNVGMVTLIWIDSRLHTPMYFFLSNLSLLDISYSSVIAPRTLITFVAEKKTISFTGCAMQFFFMCIAVSCECCLLGVMAYDRFIAICNPLLYTAIMSKQFCKLLVAASYLTSCVNAVVHTPLIFTLSFCKSNIINHFFCDVPPILKLSCSDTRAIDLFHFIFSIALVSVTILTILISYMYIFVAILRINSAEGRYKAFSTCASHLTAVTIFYGTGAFMYLRPTSKYSMEQDKIIAVFYTLVIPMLNPLIYSLRNKEVKEAFKRILGRKVVSQRQ; this comes from the coding sequence ATGGCAGAGACAAACTTCACTACAATCACTGAGTTCATTTTCCTAGGATTCACAGATAACCCAAGGCTGCAGCTTGTCCTCTTCACAGGGTTCTTATTGATTTACTTGTTGACCATGACAGGGAATGTTGGCATGGTAACATTAATCTGGATTGACTCCCGGCTTCACACTCCTATGTACTTTTTCCTAAGTAATCTGTCGCTATTGGATATTAGTTATTCCAGTGTCATTGCTCCCAGAACACTGATTACGTTTGtagcagaaaaaaaaactatatcaTTCACTGGTTGCGCCATGCAATTTTTCTTTATGTGCATTGCGGTATCTTGTGAATGCTGTCTTCTAGGTGTGATGGCATATGACCGCTTCATTGCTATTTGCAACCCACTCTTATATACTGCTATCATGTCTAAACAGTTCTGTAAACTGCTAGTGGCTGCTTCATATCTAACAAGCTGTGTGAATGCAGTTGTTCATACTCCACTTATATTTACTCTTTCCTTTTGCAAATCCAATATCATCAACCATTTCTTCTGCGATGTGCCCCCTATCCTAAAGCTCTCCTGCTCAGACACACGTGCTATCGATCTATTTCATTTCATCTTCTCTATAGCACTTGTATCAGTTACTATCCTGACCATTCTTATCTCTTACATGTACATATTTGTTGCCATCCTGAGGATCAACTCAGCTGAGGGCAGGTATaaagccttctccacctgtgCCTCCCACCTTACAGCTGTCACCATTTTCTATGGAACGGGTGCTTTCATGTACTTACGTCCCACTTCAAAATACTCTATGGAACAGGACAAAATCATTGCTGTGTTTTATACTCTTGTTATACCCATGTTGAATCCGCTCATATACAGCCTGAGAAACAAAGAAGTAAAAGAGGCTTTCAAAAGGATACTGGGGAGAAAAGTTGTCTCTCAACGACAGTAA